The nucleotide sequence GGGCTGACCTGGCCCACCGTGTAGGTGTAGCAGGCGTCGCCGTACACGCCGTTCAGCAGCACGCCGATATCCACACCGATGATGTCACCCTCTTGCAACTCGCGCGGCCCCGGAATGCCGTGGCAGATCACCTCGTTGACACTCGCGCAGATGGTGGCGGGAAAGGGATTATTCCGGGGACCGTAGCCCAGGTAGGCGGGGGTCGCGCCGTGCTTGCGAATATGCTCTTCCGCGACGCGGTCGAGTTCGGCCAGGGTGACCCCGGGCTTCACATACGGTTCGAGGACGCGAAATGTTTCGGCGACGAGCGCCCCCGCACGGCGCATGGCTTCGATCTCGCGGGCGGACTTCAGGGCGACACGGCTCATAACCCAGGAGGCTAGCACGCCTCCTTCCCCGAGCGCTGAGCCCAGATCACGGTCAGGCCGGGCGCGGTACGCTGCCGCGCATGAAGGTTGTGATCAGTGTGGACATGGAGGGCGTGTGTGGCGTGTCGAGTTGGGTGCAGGTCAGCCCACCGGAGTTCGGGGGTCTGGTGAACGCGGCGGAGTACCAGGCGGCCCGCGAGCGGATGACGCGGGAAGCGGCGGCCGCCGCCGAGGGGGCTTTGGCGGGCGGCGCAACGGACGTGCTTGTGAACGACGCACACGACACCATGCGGAACCTGCTGCCCGAGCTTCTCCCCGAGGGTGTTCGCTTCACCACCGGGAACGACAAGCCCCTCAGCATGGTGCAGGGCGTGCAGGAAGAGGGCGTCGGCGCGCTGCTGTTCGTGGGCTACCACGCTCGAGCGGGCAGCGTGCGCGGGCCGCTGGCACACACCTGGAACGGCTTTCTCCGCAACGTCCGAATCGGTGGGCGCGATACGGGTGAGTACGGCCTCAACGCGCTCGTTGCCGGGCACTACGGCGTACCGGTCGTCTTTGCTTCGGGGGATGACGTGGCCCTGGCCGAGATTGCGGACGAACTGGGCGAACAGGTGGTGTGCGTAGCGGTCAAGGAAGGCCTGAGCAGCTACGCCGCCCTGCACCTGCACCCGCGCGAGGCGCAGCGGCGAATTCGCGCGGGTGCCGAGAAAGCTGTGCGCGCTGCCTCCGCGGGCAAGCCGTACAAAACCGACTGGCCTGCCCGGGTAGAACTGACCTTTGACCACCAGGCCCGTGCCGACCAGTGCGAGCGGGTGCCCGGCGTGGAGCGGGTGGACAGCGTCACTGTGGCCTACAGCAGTCCTGACGCCCTGCACCTCTTCCAGACCTTCCGCCTGCTGGCGAAGGTGGCCGAGGTGCGGCTGGAAGGGTAAGCGGCCGTCAGTTCAGCGCGGTCAGCAGGCGCTCCACCTCGGCCTGCCACGCCTCCGCATCCTCACGGTTTGCCCAGAGGTCGGGGAGTTCGCTGTCGGGGCCGAGAACGCGGGTGACGGCGGCACGGGCCAGCTCGCGGAGGGGTTGCAGTTCCGCCGGGTTGACGCTCGCGAGCCAGGTCCGCAGCGGCGCGTTCGTGATCCCGGCCATCTCCCCCGTCAGCGCGGCGGCGAGGATTTCGGCCGCGGCAAGCACGCGGTGCCCTTCTTCGGCGGCCAAGAAGTCGGTATCGGGGTCGAGGGCCACGTCGAAGGCTTCGGCAAGGGCAAAGGCGCCGTCTTCCACGACCTCCTGCGCAAAGGCCGCGCCCACCTCATTCTCAAAACTGCCGGTTCCCCAGACGTTCATACGTCCACCCGCGCCCGCCCGTACCGCTCCTCCACGTACCGTTCGAGCAGCTCCTGAAACTCCTCGGCGATGCGGTGGCCTCTCAACGTGGTCAGCAGCTTGCCGTCCTGGTAGACGGGCGCGCGGGGGTCTTCTCCGGTGCCGGGCAGGCTGATGCCGATGTTGGCATGTTTGCTCTCGCCGGGGCCGTTGACGACGCAGCCCATCACCGCCACCTGCATCTCCTCTACGCCGGGGTATTTCGCCTTCCATTCGGGCATCGCCTCACGGATGTAGTCCTGAATCTTGCGGGCGAGCTCCTGAAAGAAGGTGGAGGTGGTGCGTCCGCAGCCGGGACAAGAGGTGACCTGCGGGAGGAACTGGCGCAGGCCCAGGCTCTGGAGAATCTGCTGGGCGACCTCTACCTCCAGCTTGCGGGGAGCGCCGGGTTCGGGGGTGAGGGAAACGCGGATGGTGTCCCCGATCCCCTCGGCCAGCAGGGGGGCCAGGGCCACGCTGGAAGCCACCATCCCCTTCATGCCCATGCCCGCCTCGGTGAGGCCCAGATGCAGGGGGTAGTCGCACAGCGGCGCGAGCTGCCGGTACACCTGCCACAGCTCGGGTGCCGAGCTGACCTTGACGGAGATGATGATCTGGTCGTGCGGGAGGCCCAGCTTCTCGGCGTAGGCGGCGCTTTCCAGGGCGCTCTCGACCATCGCGTCGATGGTCACGTCGGTGCTGGACTTGGGACTGCCTCGCCGGGCATTCTCGTCCATGAGGCGGGCGAGCACCTGCTGATCGAGGCTCCCCCAGTTCACGCCGATGCGAACCGGTTTGCCGTACTCCTTGGCAACCTCGATCATGGTGGCGAAGTTGGCATCGTGGTGCTGCCCCGCGCCCACATTGCCGGGGTTGATGCGGTACTTGGCGAGCAGGCGCGCCGTCTCGGGATACTCGCGCAACAGGATATGGCCGTTGTAGTGGAAATCGCCAACGATGGGCACGTTCAGCCCAAGGTCGTGCAATCGGGCCACGATCTCGGGAAGGGCGGCAGCGGCTTGGCGGGTGTTGACGGTCACGCGCACGATCTCCGATCCGGCCCGAGCAAGCTGCGCGACCTGAATGGCAGTCGCCTCGGCATCGGCAGTGTCGGTGTTCGTCATGGACTGCACGACGATGGGGTGGGCACTCCCCACGGGGACATGCCCGACCCAGGTGGTCACGGTCTGACGGCGCGCGGTACTCATACCCGGTCAGTCTACGCGCCGTCCGCCGAGACGTTCGGGGCGAGCGTCACGGGCACACCTCCAGCCCCCGAACAGCTTGCTACACTCCCCTTACATGGCACACGCACAGGATGAGCTGCTGTATACGCAGTGGGTCGAGCTGTTGGGCTGGCTGGAAGCCGAGGCAGGCGCGCGCGGTCTGGGCTTTGAAAAGGTCGCAGACTTTCCCGACTACATCTACCGCATGGAGCGCCCCTATGACCTCCCCACGACGGTGATGAGCGTGGCGCTGACCGCCGGGAGACAACCCCTGCTGCTCGCGGCCGTCAGCCCCCGGCATGTGGAGCTCAAGGGCATTTCCCTGCGGCTGATGGGCGGCAGCAAGCACTGGCACCTGCATGCGGGCGAACGCGGCCTCTTGGAAGGCAAGCGGCCCTTCACACGCGAGCGGCTGCGGGTGCTGCTGGACGGGGCGATACGGGGAAGAGCCGCTGTGTAGGCGCCACCCACCCGGTTGGCCAGCCTCGACGCTTCCTCCTGAGGCGGGTCCATTCGCGCACCTACAGCACCTGGAACACCAACCCAGCGACCCCTATTCCCAGCAGCGTGCCCACCAACACCTCCAGATAGGTGTGACCGAGCAGCACCCGTAGGGGCTGAGGCGCAAAGCCCTCGCGGACGACGGTACGGAGTTCCTCGACCAGCTCGTTGAGGAGACGGGCCTGCATTCCGCTGGAGTGGCGGACGCCCGTGGCGTCGTACATGACGATCAGGGCAAAGACGGCGCTGACAGCAAAAAGGGGGCTGCCCAAGCCCTGGGTCAGGGCAACACCGGTGGTCAGGGCGGCCACCATCGCCGAGTGGCTGCTGGGCATGCCCCCAGTTTCCATAAAGGCGGCGGGACGCCAGCGGCCCTCCATGAGAAGGATCAGCAACACTTTCAGAACCTGAGCGCTGGTCGAGGCGAACACGGCGGTCCACAGCCAGCGGTTCCCAAGCAGGTCTTCGAGCGGGGTATTCACGGTGCGAGGGAGGCTAGCGCGCCTGCAGCTCCGCAGCCGTCACGGTGTTGGCGAGAAGCTGCGCGATCGTCATGGGACCAACGCCCCCCGGAACAGGGGTGAGTGCCCCCGCAACCTCGGCCACGTCCGGGTGAACGTCGCCCGTGAGGTACCCCTGGCCGTCCTCACCGCACACGCGGTTTATTCCCACGTCAAGAACGGTTGCGCCGGGTTTGACCATATCGGGCGTGACCAGATGGGGCTGGCCCACGGCGACACACAACAGGTCGGCCTCGCGGGTGACGGCCCCCAGATCGGGGGTGCGGCTATGCGCCACCGTGACGGTCGCATCACGGTTGAGCAGCAGGCCCGCCAGGGGCCGCCCCACGATAGGGCTGCGGCCCACCACCACCGCCCGCTGGCCCGCGACCGGAAGGCCGTAATGGTCGAGCAGGTACAGCATGCCCGCGGGAGTACAGGGCCGCAGCGCGGGCCGCCCCGCCCACAGCTCACCGACGTTGAGGGGATGAAAGCCGTCTACGTCCTTGCGGGGATCGATGGCGTGCAGCACTGCTTGTTCGCTCACGTGCGCGGGCAAGGGCAGCTGCACCAGGATGCCGCTCACCGCAGGATCGGCATTCAGCCGGGCGATCAGGTCGAGGAGTTCGGCTTGGGTGGTTGTCGTGGGGAGGGCATAGACGGTGCTCCTCAGCCCCACCTCACGCGCCTTGCGGTCCTTGCCCCGCACGT is from Deinococcus sp. YIM 77859 and encodes:
- a CDS encoding DUF4259 domain-containing protein; the encoded protein is MNVWGTGSFENEVGAAFAQEVVEDGAFALAEAFDVALDPDTDFLAAEEGHRVLAAAEILAAALTGEMAGITNAPLRTWLASVNPAELQPLRELARAAVTRVLGPDSELPDLWANREDAEAWQAEVERLLTALN
- the ispG gene encoding flavodoxin-dependent (E)-4-hydroxy-3-methylbut-2-enyl-diphosphate synthase, which produces MSTARRQTVTTWVGHVPVGSAHPIVVQSMTNTDTADAEATAIQVAQLARAGSEIVRVTVNTRQAAAALPEIVARLHDLGLNVPIVGDFHYNGHILLREYPETARLLAKYRINPGNVGAGQHHDANFATMIEVAKEYGKPVRIGVNWGSLDQQVLARLMDENARRGSPKSSTDVTIDAMVESALESAAYAEKLGLPHDQIIISVKVSSAPELWQVYRQLAPLCDYPLHLGLTEAGMGMKGMVASSVALAPLLAEGIGDTIRVSLTPEPGAPRKLEVEVAQQILQSLGLRQFLPQVTSCPGCGRTTSTFFQELARKIQDYIREAMPEWKAKYPGVEEMQVAVMGCVVNGPGESKHANIGISLPGTGEDPRAPVYQDGKLLTTLRGHRIAEEFQELLERYVEERYGRARVDV
- a CDS encoding bifunctional 5,10-methylenetetrahydrofolate dehydrogenase/5,10-methenyltetrahydrofolate cyclohydrolase: MTARRLSGAPAAEALLASAAARAARLPAPPHLVMVRLGDDPASVSYVRGKDRKAREVGLRSTVYALPTTTTQAELLDLIARLNADPAVSGILVQLPLPAHVSEQAVLHAIDPRKDVDGFHPLNVGELWAGRPALRPCTPAGMLYLLDHYGLPVAGQRAVVVGRSPIVGRPLAGLLLNRDATVTVAHSRTPDLGAVTREADLLCVAVGQPHLVTPDMVKPGATVLDVGINRVCGEDGQGYLTGDVHPDVAEVAGALTPVPGGVGPMTIAQLLANTVTAAELQAR
- a CDS encoding divergent PAP2 family protein, whose amino-acid sequence is MNTPLEDLLGNRWLWTAVFASTSAQVLKVLLILLMEGRWRPAAFMETGGMPSSHSAMVAALTTGVALTQGLGSPLFAVSAVFALIVMYDATGVRHSSGMQARLLNELVEELRTVVREGFAPQPLRVLLGHTYLEVLVGTLLGIGVAGLVFQVL
- a CDS encoding M55 family metallopeptidase, with the protein product MKVVISVDMEGVCGVSSWVQVSPPEFGGLVNAAEYQAARERMTREAAAAAEGALAGGATDVLVNDAHDTMRNLLPELLPEGVRFTTGNDKPLSMVQGVQEEGVGALLFVGYHARAGSVRGPLAHTWNGFLRNVRIGGRDTGEYGLNALVAGHYGVPVVFASGDDVALAEIADELGEQVVCVAVKEGLSSYAALHLHPREAQRRIRAGAEKAVRAASAGKPYKTDWPARVELTFDHQARADQCERVPGVERVDSVTVAYSSPDALHLFQTFRLLAKVAEVRLEG
- a CDS encoding NADH-quinone oxidoreductase subunit 15 — protein: MAHAQDELLYTQWVELLGWLEAEAGARGLGFEKVADFPDYIYRMERPYDLPTTVMSVALTAGRQPLLLAAVSPRHVELKGISLRLMGGSKHWHLHAGERGLLEGKRPFTRERLRVLLDGAIRGRAAV